From a single Mesorhizobium shangrilense genomic region:
- a CDS encoding DUF1489 family protein, which translates to MSLNLIKLCVGCDSVEDLEEWIAFRLDERRRAGEPVEQYHTTRMVPTRAAEIIDGGSLYWVIKGNVQCRQLITDIRPFTDDEGIGRCHLIFDPQVVRTDWQPRRAFQGWRYLKPSDAPLDLGQGNAGLAEMPPKLRRELADLGLL; encoded by the coding sequence ATGTCTCTCAACCTCATAAAACTCTGCGTCGGTTGCGACAGTGTCGAGGATCTTGAGGAGTGGATCGCCTTCCGCCTCGATGAACGGCGGCGTGCCGGCGAGCCGGTGGAGCAGTACCACACCACGCGCATGGTGCCGACGCGCGCTGCGGAAATCATCGATGGCGGATCGCTCTACTGGGTGATCAAGGGCAACGTCCAGTGCCGCCAGCTGATCACCGATATCCGCCCCTTTACCGATGACGAGGGCATAGGCCGCTGCCACCTCATTTTCGATCCGCAGGTTGTGCGCACTGACTGGCAGCCGCGCCGCGCTTTCCAGGGATGGCGCTACCTGAAGCCGTCCGATGCGCCGCTCGATCTCGGCCAGGGCAACGCCGGGCTGGCCGAGATGCCGCCGAAACTGCGCCGCGAGCTTGCCGATCTCGGCCTGCTCTAG
- a CDS encoding cysteine hydrolase family protein, with translation MLTITARPESLSLTPARTAIVVVDMQNAFASKGGMFDLAGIDISGAATAIDANKRLLTAARRAGVAVVYLQMSYKPDLSDGGDPSSPNYHKELGRVMMRERPELHGRLLIDNSWDWQIVDELKPEPDDLVIRKSRYSGFCNTDLEASLRARDISHLLFTGVATNICVDATARDAYSREFWPILIEDAMNHSGPDFNRQSTLWNFEHALGWVTKTEFVLDALRAEAVVPLPT, from the coding sequence ATGCTGACGATAACTGCCAGGCCGGAATCGCTCAGTCTCACGCCCGCCCGGACAGCCATCGTGGTTGTGGATATGCAAAATGCCTTTGCCTCGAAGGGCGGCATGTTCGATCTGGCCGGAATAGACATATCCGGAGCGGCTACCGCTATCGACGCCAACAAGCGCCTCCTCACGGCGGCCCGTCGCGCCGGCGTCGCCGTGGTCTACCTGCAAATGTCCTACAAGCCCGACCTCAGCGACGGCGGAGACCCTTCATCTCCGAACTATCACAAGGAACTGGGGAGGGTCATGATGCGCGAGCGGCCGGAGCTTCACGGCCGGCTTCTGATAGACAACAGCTGGGACTGGCAGATCGTCGATGAGTTGAAGCCTGAACCGGACGACCTGGTCATTCGAAAATCCCGCTACAGCGGATTTTGCAACACCGATCTCGAAGCGTCCCTGCGGGCTCGCGACATCAGTCACCTGCTCTTCACAGGGGTCGCGACGAACATCTGCGTCGACGCGACCGCGCGCGATGCTTACTCGCGGGAATTCTGGCCGATCCTGATCGAGGACGCGATGAACCATTCCGGGCCGGACTTCAATCGCCAGTCAACGCTGTGGAATTTCGAACACGCTTTG
- a CDS encoding L-serine ammonia-lyase, translated as MFLSVFDLFKIGIGPSSSHTMGPMTAAARFLDEILNGDWPRPAGVKVDRVGASLHGSLAYTGIGHGSDRAVALGLAGLTPQTVDPDQADGIAARIAADKRISPPGHPSYRFDPATDLVLDRKTPLTGHANGMAFYAYDAGDRLLLKRIYYSIGGGFVVSEEELQRMKAKGSVTTEGKKVPYPFKNAVEMLAMAGKSGLSIADMKRVNEETQMSREELDAGLDGIWSAMKGCIDRGLSQDGIMPGGLKVRRRARMLHDKLQEQWQQNKPNPLLANDWLSIYAMAVNEENAAGGRVVTAPTNGAAGTLPSVLRYWLHFHPEADQPSIRDFLLTAAAVGGIIKTNASISGAEVGCQGEVGSASAMAAAGLCAVMGGTPEQVENAAEIALEHHLGMTCDPVGGLVQVPCIERNALGAVKAVTAASLAIKGDGIHFVPLDAAIETMRQTGLDMNEKYKETSLGGLAVNVVEC; from the coding sequence GTGTTCCTTTCGGTTTTCGACCTGTTCAAGATCGGCATCGGCCCGTCGAGTTCCCACACTATGGGGCCGATGACGGCTGCCGCCCGTTTCCTGGACGAAATCCTCAATGGTGACTGGCCGCGCCCCGCTGGCGTCAAGGTGGATCGCGTCGGCGCCAGCCTGCATGGCTCGCTCGCCTATACAGGCATTGGCCACGGTAGCGACCGCGCCGTTGCGCTTGGCCTCGCCGGCCTAACACCGCAGACGGTCGATCCCGACCAGGCCGACGGCATTGCGGCACGCATTGCCGCCGACAAGCGGATTTCGCCGCCCGGCCATCCGTCCTATCGCTTTGATCCGGCCACGGATCTTGTCCTTGACCGCAAGACGCCGCTCACCGGCCACGCCAATGGCATGGCGTTTTATGCCTATGATGCTGGCGACCGGTTGCTGCTCAAGCGCATCTATTATTCGATCGGCGGCGGCTTCGTGGTTTCCGAGGAAGAATTGCAGCGGATGAAGGCCAAGGGGTCGGTGACGACCGAAGGCAAGAAGGTTCCGTACCCGTTCAAGAACGCGGTCGAGATGCTGGCGATGGCGGGCAAGAGCGGGCTTTCCATCGCCGACATGAAGCGCGTCAACGAGGAAACGCAGATGTCGCGCGAGGAACTCGACGCCGGCCTCGACGGAATCTGGAGCGCCATGAAGGGCTGCATTGACCGCGGCCTGTCGCAGGACGGTATCATGCCGGGTGGCCTGAAGGTGCGCCGCCGGGCGCGCATGCTGCATGACAAGCTGCAGGAGCAGTGGCAGCAGAACAAACCCAACCCGTTGCTCGCCAATGACTGGCTGTCGATCTACGCTATGGCGGTCAATGAGGAGAACGCCGCCGGAGGACGTGTCGTCACCGCGCCGACGAATGGTGCAGCAGGTACGCTGCCGTCTGTGCTGCGCTACTGGCTGCATTTCCATCCCGAGGCCGACCAGCCCAGCATCCGCGATTTCCTGCTGACAGCTGCCGCCGTTGGCGGCATCATCAAGACCAATGCCTCGATCTCCGGTGCCGAAGTCGGCTGCCAGGGCGAGGTGGGTTCCGCATCGGCGATGGCGGCGGCCGGTTTGTGTGCCGTCATGGGCGGCACGCCGGAGCAGGTCGAGAATGCCGCCGAGATCGCCTTGGAACATCATCTCGGCATGACCTGCGATCCGGTCGGCGGGCTGGTGCAGGTGCCCTGCATCGAGCGCAATGCGCTCGGCGCGGTCAAGGCGGTGACCGCCGCTTCGCTCGCCATCAAGGGCGACGGCATTCATTTCGTGCCGCTCGACGCGGCGATCGAGACGATGCGCCAGACCGGCCTCGACATGAACGAGAAATACAAGGAAACCAGCCTTGGCGGGCTCGCCGTCAACGTCGTGGAGTGCTGA
- a CDS encoding VWA domain-containing protein: protein MSDKSQPISKRVNAAPTKPRSDAGEIEAFVRQARALATAGNGTGRLILSLDATMSRQPTWDLACALQGEMFDAAGKAGALSVQLVYFRGLGECRSSAFVSNTDTLKQLMTRIDCRSGHTQIGKILTHTLKQAASAKVNALVYIGDAMEEDAGDIAEKAGKLGLLGVPVFVFQEGHDSGAEKVFKDIARLSKGAWFRFDRRSAATLAGLLSAVAVFATGGLEALEARDRPEDRLMIEHLRGGGT, encoded by the coding sequence ATGAGTGACAAGAGCCAGCCGATATCCAAGAGGGTTAACGCCGCGCCGACCAAACCGCGTTCCGACGCGGGCGAGATCGAAGCGTTCGTGCGTCAGGCGAGAGCCTTGGCCACGGCCGGCAATGGTACCGGCAGGCTGATTCTCTCACTCGACGCGACGATGAGCCGGCAGCCAACATGGGATCTCGCCTGCGCATTGCAGGGCGAGATGTTCGATGCCGCCGGCAAGGCTGGAGCGCTCAGCGTCCAGCTGGTCTATTTCCGTGGCCTTGGCGAATGCCGCTCGTCCGCCTTCGTCTCCAACACGGATACGCTCAAGCAGTTGATGACGCGGATCGATTGCCGCAGCGGCCACACCCAGATCGGCAAGATTCTCACCCATACGCTGAAACAGGCGGCATCGGCCAAGGTCAATGCGCTGGTTTATATCGGCGATGCAATGGAGGAGGATGCCGGCGACATTGCCGAGAAGGCTGGCAAGCTCGGTCTGCTCGGCGTTCCTGTGTTCGTCTTTCAGGAAGGCCATGATTCTGGCGCAGAGAAGGTATTCAAGGACATTGCGCGGTTGTCCAAAGGGGCATGGTTTCGATTCGATCGACGGTCCGCCGCGACCCTGGCCGGGCTGCTTTCAGCGGTTGCCGTGTTTGCGACTGGCGGATTGGAGGCGCTGGAGGCCAGGGACAGGCCGGAAGACCGGCTGATGATCGAGCATCTGCGGGGCGGCGGGACATAA